A genomic window from Aquitalea aquatilis includes:
- a CDS encoding cytochrome c biogenesis protein ResB, whose translation MTKNSRNTVFYKLYELFSSMRFAIGLLTILAIASIIGTVLKQNEPYPNYAFEFGQYWFAVFEQLGLYDVYHSGWFLTILAFLVLSTTLCILRNGPGFIKDMKAYREKASDNSLAAIKHSVELPADTVDPDTLRAYLRGQGWRWREHQREDGSLVLAAKKGAASKLGYFFAHIALVVICIGGLMDGNLPLKLAEMVGSVVPETRDIPQSQIPSQSRLSTSNLSFRGNVTIAEGKSGDVVFLNAGNGYLVQELPFTVSLKKFYVDYYSNGMPKLFASDIVVTDKATGKVTEAQVKVNHPLIVDGVAIYQASFGDGGSPLSLKAWNLEAPQMQPVDIKGISMGGQPLRANGKDYSLEFGELRVFNIENMGGKTDAAAGKSLAQRMQDAREVKHEKQLKNIGPSISFKLRDKQGQAIEFHHYMAPIQQDGASYMVAGVRNKVSDPFQYLRLPLDDKLSLDRFMRLRSAFMNPALYDEIAQRTTAKAMQGSAISPAMQQQFAGSVKWILARFAQGGFVALEQFLDEKVPQDKRQAVAQTYVKILQGAVVDVMNVADAKAGLPPVAMDSQHYRFLLDSLVGISALHDYQAPVLLQLQGFDQVQASGLQLTRSPGKNLVYLGSLMLVIGIILMFYVREVRLWLRCGTASVRLAMSSNRHNRDLDEDFRRRSEAIQQLVRGK comes from the coding sequence ATGACAAAAAACTCCCGCAACACCGTCTTTTACAAGTTGTACGAGCTGTTCAGTTCGATGCGTTTCGCCATTGGTCTGCTGACCATTCTGGCCATCGCCTCGATCATCGGCACCGTACTGAAGCAGAACGAGCCCTACCCCAACTACGCCTTTGAATTCGGCCAGTACTGGTTTGCCGTATTCGAACAGCTGGGTTTGTACGACGTTTACCACTCGGGCTGGTTCCTGACCATTCTGGCCTTCCTGGTGCTGTCCACCACACTGTGCATCCTGCGCAATGGCCCGGGCTTCATCAAGGACATGAAGGCCTATCGCGAAAAGGCATCAGACAACTCGCTGGCTGCCATCAAGCACAGCGTGGAGCTGCCGGCCGACACGGTCGACCCCGATACGCTGCGCGCCTATCTACGCGGCCAGGGCTGGCGCTGGCGCGAACACCAGCGTGAAGACGGCAGCCTGGTACTGGCTGCCAAAAAAGGCGCAGCCAGCAAGCTGGGCTACTTCTTCGCCCACATTGCACTGGTGGTGATCTGCATTGGTGGCCTGATGGATGGCAACCTGCCGCTGAAGCTGGCCGAGATGGTGGGCAGCGTGGTGCCGGAAACCCGTGACATCCCGCAAAGCCAGATTCCGTCACAAAGCCGCCTGTCCACCTCCAATCTGTCTTTTCGCGGCAATGTCACCATTGCCGAGGGCAAGAGCGGCGATGTGGTGTTCCTGAATGCCGGCAATGGCTATCTGGTACAAGAGCTGCCGTTTACCGTCAGCCTGAAGAAGTTCTACGTCGACTACTACAGCAATGGCATGCCCAAGCTGTTTGCCAGCGACATCGTGGTCACCGACAAGGCCACTGGCAAGGTGACCGAAGCCCAGGTCAAGGTGAACCATCCGCTGATCGTGGACGGCGTGGCCATTTACCAGGCCAGCTTTGGCGATGGCGGTTCACCGCTGTCCTTGAAAGCCTGGAACCTGGAAGCCCCGCAGATGCAGCCGGTGGACATCAAGGGCATTTCCATGGGTGGCCAGCCGCTACGTGCCAATGGCAAGGACTACAGCCTGGAGTTTGGCGAACTGCGTGTGTTCAATATCGAGAACATGGGCGGCAAGACCGATGCTGCCGCAGGCAAGAGCCTGGCCCAGCGCATGCAGGATGCGCGCGAAGTGAAGCATGAAAAGCAGCTGAAGAATATCGGCCCTTCCATCAGCTTCAAACTGCGCGACAAACAGGGCCAGGCCATTGAATTCCACCACTATATGGCCCCGATCCAGCAGGATGGTGCCAGCTATATGGTGGCCGGCGTACGCAACAAGGTATCCGATCCCTTCCAGTACCTGCGTTTGCCGCTGGACGACAAGCTGTCGCTGGACCGTTTCATGCGTTTGCGCAGCGCGTTTATGAACCCGGCACTCTATGATGAGATTGCACAGCGCACCACGGCCAAGGCCATGCAGGGTTCGGCCATCAGCCCGGCCATGCAGCAGCAGTTTGCCGGCAGTGTGAAATGGATACTGGCGCGCTTTGCCCAAGGCGGTTTCGTGGCGCTGGAGCAGTTCCTGGATGAGAAGGTGCCGCAAGACAAGCGTCAGGCCGTGGCCCAGACCTATGTCAAGATCCTGCAAGGTGCCGTGGTGGATGTGATGAATGTGGCCGATGCCAAGGCCGGCCTGCCACCGGTCGCCATGGACAGCCAGCACTATCGTTTCCTGCTGGACAGCCTGGTGGGCATCAGTGCCCTGCATGATTACCAGGCTCCGGTGCTGCTGCAGCTGCAGGGCTTTGACCAGGTACAGGCTTCCGGCTTGCAACTGACTCGCTCGCCGGGCAAGAACCTGGTGTATCTTGGCTCGCTGATGCTGGTCATCGGCATCATCCTGATGTTCTACGTACGCGAAGTTCGGCTGTGGCTGCGGTGTGGCACAGCCAGCGTGCGGCTGGCCATGAGTTCCAACCGTCACAACCGTGATCTGGACGAGGACTTCCGCCGCCGCAGCGAGGCAATTCAACAGTTGGTACGA
- a CDS encoding c-type cytochrome — protein sequence MKRMMLLAVAAATLAGSAWAEGIAKGDPVKGKQIVDTVCAACHGADGNSVASANPTLAGQHEVYIYNQLQAFKKGERKNPIMLGMASALSDADMRNVASYFSQQKPKAREASNKDLMTLGAKVYRVGNPATHVPACMACHGPAGKGIPDQFPRVGSQHAAYIAKQLGDFKAGSDRKNVTMSDVASRMSDAEMKAVAEYISGLR from the coding sequence ATGAAACGGATGATGCTGTTGGCTGTAGCTGCGGCAACCCTGGCTGGAAGTGCGTGGGCAGAAGGCATTGCCAAGGGAGACCCGGTAAAGGGCAAGCAGATCGTTGACACGGTGTGTGCCGCCTGTCACGGTGCTGATGGCAACAGCGTAGCGTCGGCAAACCCGACCTTGGCCGGCCAGCATGAGGTGTATATCTACAACCAGCTGCAGGCTTTCAAGAAGGGCGAGCGCAAGAATCCGATCATGCTGGGCATGGCGTCAGCACTGTCCGATGCCGACATGCGCAACGTGGCCTCCTACTTCAGCCAGCAGAAACCCAAGGCGCGTGAAGCATCCAACAAGGATCTGATGACGCTGGGTGCCAAGGTATACCGCGTAGGCAACCCGGCAACCCACGTACCGGCCTGTATGGCCTGCCACGGCCCGGCCGGCAAGGGTATCCCCGACCAGTTCCCGCGTGTGGGCAGCCAGCATGCCGCCTACATCGCCAAACAGCTGGGTGACTTCAAGGCAGGTAGCGATCGCAAGAACGTGACCATGTCGGATGTTGCTTCCCGCATGAGCGATGCTGAAATGAAGGCAGTAGCCGAATACATTTCGGGTCTGCGCTAA
- the yihA gene encoding ribosome biogenesis GTP-binding protein YihA/YsxC, which translates to MSIFKNATFYTTVNHLKDLPPTRAEVAFVGRSNAGKSSAINTLANRTRLAYVSKTPGRTQHINFFDLGHERFMVDLPGYGYAEVPEAVRAHWVQLLGRYLQTRESLIGLILIMDSRRPLLELDRQMLNFFRDTGRPVHILLSKSDKLSRSDQQQTLNMVRRELADYPGVSVQLFSSLKKTGTEQVEQVVIGWFDAVQKEQDEPPVAE; encoded by the coding sequence ATGTCGATTTTTAAAAACGCCACTTTTTATACCACCGTCAACCATTTGAAGGACTTGCCGCCCACCCGCGCCGAGGTTGCCTTCGTGGGGCGGTCCAATGCCGGCAAGTCCAGCGCCATCAACACGCTGGCTAACCGTACCCGGCTGGCGTATGTCTCCAAGACACCGGGCCGTACCCAGCATATCAACTTCTTTGACCTGGGCCATGAACGTTTCATGGTGGATTTGCCCGGTTATGGCTATGCCGAAGTACCGGAAGCCGTACGGGCACACTGGGTGCAGCTGCTGGGTCGCTATCTGCAAACCCGCGAGAGTCTGATCGGCCTGATCCTGATCATGGATTCGCGTCGACCACTGCTGGAGCTGGATCGGCAGATGCTGAATTTCTTCCGTGATACCGGCCGGCCCGTGCATATTCTGTTGTCCAAATCCGACAAATTGTCGCGTAGCGACCAGCAGCAAACCCTGAACATGGTGCGGCGCGAACTGGCTGACTACCCAGGGGTGAGCGTGCAGCTGTTCTCCAGCCTGAAGAAAACCGGTACCGAACAGGTGGAGCAGGTGGTGATCGGCTGGTTTGATGCTGTACAGAAAGAACAGGACGAGCCGCCAGTCGCGGAATGA
- a CDS encoding septal ring lytic transglycosylase RlpA family protein, giving the protein MKTASATSQTSAKPTKKPTVANNGGAYFQKDGPADHIPVNLNLVPDAVPQAEPLIKSANQPYSAMGMSFRPDTSEKPFQASGRASWYGKQFHGRKTTSGERYDMFAMTAAHPTLPIPSYARVTNMTNGKSVIVRINDRGPFHKNRAMDLSYAAAYKLGFVKQGSAKVSIERVWPMAGGEAVASNSPDIKAEDNPKYLQLGSFNKLANAEALLKKMLDEMDDRYDSKLGIINQQGNYKVRLGPFPSDAAVRSAAESLKVENVVMKN; this is encoded by the coding sequence GTGAAGACGGCGAGCGCCACCAGCCAAACGTCGGCCAAGCCGACCAAGAAGCCCACCGTAGCCAACAATGGCGGTGCCTATTTTCAGAAAGATGGCCCTGCTGACCACATTCCGGTCAATCTGAATCTGGTACCGGATGCCGTACCCCAAGCAGAACCGCTGATCAAGTCAGCCAACCAGCCTTACTCGGCGATGGGAATGAGCTTCCGTCCCGACACCAGCGAGAAACCCTTTCAGGCCAGTGGCCGGGCCTCCTGGTATGGCAAGCAGTTCCATGGCAGAAAAACCACCTCGGGTGAGCGTTACGACATGTTTGCCATGACGGCGGCCCATCCGACCCTGCCGATCCCGAGCTATGCCCGGGTGACCAATATGACCAATGGCAAGTCGGTCATCGTACGTATCAACGACCGTGGACCCTTCCACAAGAATCGTGCGATGGATCTGTCTTACGCCGCTGCCTACAAGCTGGGCTTCGTCAAGCAAGGCAGTGCCAAGGTCAGCATCGAACGTGTCTGGCCGATGGCCGGCGGTGAAGCCGTCGCCAGCAATAGCCCCGACATCAAGGCAGAGGACAATCCCAAGTATCTGCAACTGGGCTCCTTCAACAAGCTGGCCAATGCCGAAGCGCTGTTGAAGAAGATGCTGGATGAAATGGACGACCGTTACGATTCCAAGCTGGGCATCATCAACCAGCAAGGCAATTACAAGGTACGCCTGGGCCCCTTCCCGTCGGATGCTGCCGTGCGCAGCGCTGCGGAGAGCCTGAAGGTGGAAAACGTGGTGATGAAGAACTGA
- a CDS encoding tRNA (cytidine(34)-2'-O)-methyltransferase, whose protein sequence is MFTVVLFQPEIPPNTGNVIRLCANTGCELHLVKPMGFPMEDAKLRRAGLDYHEYARVVVHENWAACQQALQGRRIFAATTKGATRHDQISFQSGDVLLFGPESRGLPPEVLEDFPSSQRIRLPMRPESRSLNLSNAVAITVFEAWRQIGFEGGS, encoded by the coding sequence ATGTTCACCGTTGTTCTTTTTCAGCCGGAAATCCCGCCCAATACGGGCAATGTGATTCGTTTATGTGCCAACACCGGCTGTGAACTGCATCTGGTCAAACCCATGGGTTTTCCCATGGAGGATGCCAAGTTGCGACGCGCGGGCCTCGACTACCACGAATATGCCCGTGTCGTTGTCCATGAAAACTGGGCTGCCTGTCAGCAGGCCCTGCAAGGACGGCGAATTTTCGCTGCAACAACCAAAGGCGCCACGCGCCATGACCAGATCTCTTTCCAATCTGGGGACGTACTGCTGTTCGGTCCCGAATCCCGCGGCTTGCCGCCTGAAGTGCTGGAGGATTTTCCTTCATCACAGAGGATTCGTTTGCCCATGCGCCCCGAATCGAGAAGCCTGAACCTTTCCAATGCCGTTGCAATCACGGTGTTCGAAGCGTGGCGGCAGATCGGATTTGAAGGAGGAAGCTGA
- a CDS encoding ComF family protein — protein MLSNITRQLIDNCTIFNQSCLLCNTRNSHFGLCQGCKTSLPRLPGQHCPICAEPAATGDICGFCLRSPPAFDALHAPYLFGYPLNTIIYAMKYGKRLELTGTLARLMAEFAMKTAIRSDLVLPVPLSKERLAERGFNQSIPLAQAIAVTMESRFSSTLCWRKRNTVPQASLGRAERRQNVRDAFGVKQRIDGLSVAIVDDVATSGMTLSALAEKLKKQGAKRVDAWVLCRAFFPKT, from the coding sequence ATGCTGTCAAATATCACCAGGCAATTAATTGACAATTGCACAATATTTAATCAATCGTGCTTGTTGTGTAATACACGAAACAGTCATTTCGGGCTCTGCCAGGGCTGCAAAACCAGTCTGCCGCGCCTGCCCGGGCAGCACTGCCCGATTTGTGCGGAACCAGCAGCCACGGGCGATATCTGTGGCTTTTGCCTGCGCTCACCCCCGGCTTTCGACGCACTACACGCTCCTTATCTATTTGGCTACCCTCTGAATACAATTATTTATGCAATGAAGTATGGAAAGCGGCTGGAACTGACCGGCACACTAGCCCGGCTGATGGCCGAATTTGCCATGAAAACAGCCATTCGCAGTGATCTGGTTCTACCTGTTCCCTTGTCAAAAGAACGACTTGCAGAACGGGGCTTTAATCAGAGCATTCCACTGGCCCAGGCAATCGCTGTTACAATGGAAAGCCGTTTTTCCTCCACACTGTGTTGGCGAAAACGCAACACTGTGCCGCAAGCCTCTCTCGGACGTGCCGAAAGACGCCAAAATGTTCGCGATGCATTTGGCGTAAAACAACGTATTGACGGGCTTTCCGTCGCGATTGTGGACGATGTGGCAACCAGTGGAATGACCCTGTCTGCCCTGGCCGAAAAGCTCAAAAAACAGGGGGCAAAACGGGTCGATGCGTGGGTGCTCTGCAGGGCATTCTTCCCAAAAACTTGA
- the bioB gene encoding biotin synthase BioB: protein MTTQAIQFSRPATPHPQSNTWSVAEIEALLSLPFMEVVFRAAEIHRQFFDPTKVQLSTLVSIKTGGCPEDCGYCPQSVHHDTPVENQPMMTVDEVIAVARTAKANGAGRFCMGAAWRGPKDADLEQTLHMVNEVKALGLETCATFGLLKDGQAEKLKQAGLDYYNHNLDTAPDKYGDIIHTREYEDRLDTLGKVRGAGLSVCCGGIVGMNETRQDRAGLIAQLANMEPQPESVPINNLVKVGGTPLEGAEPLDWTEFVRTIAVTRITMPRSYVRLSAGRREMPEAMQALCFLAGANSIFYGDKLLTTGNPDVDADRVLMEKLDLSPL from the coding sequence ATGACCACGCAAGCCATCCAGTTTTCCCGCCCGGCGACTCCGCATCCACAGAGCAATACCTGGTCGGTGGCAGAGATCGAGGCACTGCTCAGCCTGCCCTTTATGGAGGTGGTTTTCCGCGCTGCCGAGATTCATCGCCAGTTTTTTGATCCGACCAAGGTGCAGTTGTCGACGCTGGTTTCGATCAAGACCGGTGGCTGCCCGGAAGACTGTGGTTACTGCCCGCAATCGGTGCATCACGATACGCCGGTGGAAAACCAGCCAATGATGACGGTGGACGAGGTGATTGCCGTGGCGCGCACCGCCAAGGCCAATGGCGCCGGCCGCTTCTGCATGGGCGCAGCCTGGCGCGGCCCCAAGGATGCCGACCTGGAGCAGACCTTGCACATGGTGAACGAGGTGAAAGCGCTGGGGCTGGAGACCTGTGCCACCTTTGGTCTGTTAAAGGATGGCCAGGCGGAAAAACTGAAACAGGCCGGGCTGGACTATTACAACCATAATCTGGACACCGCACCGGATAAATATGGCGACATCATTCATACCCGCGAGTACGAGGATCGCCTGGACACGCTGGGCAAGGTACGTGGGGCCGGGCTGTCGGTGTGCTGTGGTGGCATTGTCGGCATGAACGAAACCCGGCAAGACCGTGCCGGCCTGATTGCCCAACTGGCCAATATGGAGCCGCAACCGGAATCGGTGCCGATCAATAATCTGGTGAAGGTGGGTGGCACTCCGCTGGAAGGGGCAGAACCGCTGGACTGGACCGAATTTGTCCGCACCATTGCGGTCACCCGCATCACCATGCCCAGAAGCTATGTACGTCTTTCTGCCGGTCGTCGCGAGATGCCGGAAGCGATGCAGGCGCTGTGCTTCCTGGCCGGTGCCAACTCGATTTTCTACGGCGACAAGCTGCTGACGACCGGTAATCCGGACGTGGATGCCGACCGTGTTTTGATGGAAAAACTGGACTTGTCACCGCTGTAA
- the bioF gene encoding 8-amino-7-oxononanoate synthase yields MRSQDLSSALLELQQQHRFRQRHIVETPQSCEMIIEGKSYIAFASNDYLGLANHPALVAATREALSRWGVGGGASHLVAGHFAIHEEAEQALAAFCGSEAALLFSSGYAANQAVITSLVGRGDAVFADKLNHASLNDACLLSRATFRRFRHNDLQQLEQLLASTPARTRLIAVDAVYSMDGDEAPLKKLQELADKYDAWLYIDDAHGFGVLGDGRGSAVEQGLHGERLIYMATLGKAAGVAGAFVGASSQLIAWLVNTARSYIFTTAQPPALAAAVLASLRLIADEPWRRQRLQQSVSLVRERLSEVNFPLMASRTPIQPIIIGRNEQALLLAAQLKERGFWVPAIRPPTVPEGTARLRLTLSAAHTQDQLEGLLDCVVEAMQP; encoded by the coding sequence ATGCGCTCCCAGGACCTTTCCTCGGCACTGCTGGAATTGCAGCAGCAGCACCGTTTTCGCCAGCGTCATATCGTGGAAACGCCACAATCCTGCGAGATGATCATCGAGGGCAAATCCTATATTGCCTTTGCCAGCAATGACTATCTGGGGCTGGCCAACCACCCGGCGCTGGTCGCTGCCACGCGCGAGGCGCTGTCGCGTTGGGGAGTGGGGGGGGGTGCTTCACATCTTGTTGCCGGCCACTTCGCCATTCATGAAGAAGCCGAGCAGGCGCTGGCAGCATTTTGTGGTAGCGAGGCGGCCTTGCTGTTCAGCTCCGGCTATGCCGCCAACCAGGCGGTAATCACCAGCCTGGTGGGGCGTGGCGATGCTGTGTTTGCGGACAAGCTCAACCACGCTTCTCTGAATGATGCCTGCCTGCTGTCCCGTGCTACATTCCGCCGTTTTCGTCATAACGACCTGCAGCAGCTGGAGCAGTTGCTGGCCAGCACGCCGGCCCGTACCCGGCTGATTGCCGTGGATGCGGTGTACAGCATGGATGGTGATGAAGCGCCGCTAAAGAAGTTGCAGGAACTTGCCGATAAATACGATGCGTGGCTTTACATTGATGATGCGCATGGATTCGGTGTGCTGGGCGATGGCCGTGGGTCGGCAGTGGAGCAGGGTTTGCACGGAGAGCGGCTGATCTATATGGCCACTCTTGGCAAGGCAGCTGGCGTGGCCGGTGCTTTCGTCGGCGCCAGCAGCCAGTTGATTGCGTGGCTGGTCAACACCGCCCGCAGTTATATCTTCACGACCGCCCAACCACCGGCGCTGGCCGCTGCGGTGCTGGCCAGTCTGCGACTGATCGCAGACGAGCCGTGGCGCAGGCAGCGCTTGCAGCAGAGCGTGAGCCTGGTAAGGGAAAGATTGTCAGAGGTAAATTTTCCGCTGATGGCATCCCGTACCCCGATCCAACCCATTATCATTGGTAGGAACGAGCAGGCATTGTTGCTGGCTGCACAGTTGAAGGAGCGTGGATTCTGGGTGCCTGCGATACGGCCGCCTACCGTCCCTGAGGGAACGGCACGTTTACGCCTGACATTGTCGGCAGCCCATACACAGGACCAGCTTGAGGGCTTACTGGACTGTGTGGTGGAGGCAATGCAGCCATAG
- a CDS encoding putative bifunctional diguanylate cyclase/phosphodiesterase produces MKSTADYLSSQQEAAETALSLLQDQGEPAAAAVWALVGTTWQRLATLGGADTLTPAAALSAGRLPGPDGGAMPLSVQGELIGWLVWRGKMPANTAAIASLLTGHLLSARQHSEQSQSRVMNETLLEISQLPSECGTLDDMLPKLHRLLMRLMDASNFYIALYDEQASSLHYPFYADQLDPAPPSPEQLFSATQSERSLTAWLMRIGKPLVLTRERLLEICAQEQLVLEGPVPELWMGVPLTNASNAVIGAAVMQFYANQSPCTSAEQTLFLFVARHVGYALDRMLYRSLLERQVWLRTCELEGMNARLRSEVSERQRAERFQDVLFRIADLSNTCLSLEAFLAGVHRLLMELVAARNCQVALYSMDNDLLSFPYCSDEQQPAAKTRRPGKGHVEQVLHSGRALLLDRLNPQLPSADGAGPLLHSWLGVPLYCGHELLGVLSVHSYQEEVIYSYRDQEVLEFVANNIGTALARVRAMQELQNAYAELEERVRERTSELDAVNAQLEFDSLHDPLTKLPNRNYFAKTLRRAWEGYVAGNGARFSVIFIDLDRFKLVNDTLGHLAGDHLLFEAGARIRSCLRHYDFLARLGGDEFAVLLFGTETLEGCEMIARRIVSEFERPVILAGREVFSTASVGVVLADREHYHKAEELLRDADHAMYCTKQQGRQGYTVFNHQLRINQADQLALESELRRALEVEDQLLPYFQPFIDARSGELVGFESLVRWQHPVRGLISPALFLPMAEESGLITRVDRYMINAACRQLRLWLDEARVSRDIALHINLSSANFHDPELVAWMRDIIDSYQLPASILHLEITESALIDVPDIAATVMHALHDLGVKLALDDFGTGYSALSYLHRYRFDVLKIDQSFVFDVDRKEESFAIVRAILALAQALGLDVVAEGVETAAQLARLQEMGCGKLQGYYFAAPTPAAAIDWERLARFVQEFRRAA; encoded by the coding sequence ATGAAGAGTACGGCTGATTATCTGTCCTCCCAGCAAGAGGCTGCTGAAACTGCCTTGTCCCTGCTGCAGGATCAGGGCGAACCTGCTGCCGCAGCTGTCTGGGCGCTGGTGGGGACGACATGGCAACGTCTGGCCACGCTGGGTGGGGCGGACACCTTGACACCGGCTGCGGCATTGTCTGCGGGACGACTGCCCGGGCCGGATGGCGGAGCCATGCCCTTGTCGGTGCAGGGCGAGCTGATTGGCTGGCTGGTCTGGCGCGGCAAGATGCCGGCGAATACCGCCGCGATTGCCTCGCTGCTGACCGGGCATCTATTGAGTGCACGGCAGCATTCCGAGCAGTCCCAGTCGCGGGTGATGAATGAAACCCTGCTGGAAATCAGCCAGCTGCCCAGTGAGTGTGGCACGCTGGATGACATGCTGCCCAAGCTGCACCGCTTGCTGATGCGGCTGATGGATGCCAGCAATTTCTATATTGCCCTGTATGACGAACAGGCCAGCAGCCTGCATTACCCCTTTTACGCCGACCAGCTCGACCCGGCCCCACCTTCACCCGAACAACTGTTTTCCGCGACGCAGAGCGAACGCTCGCTGACTGCCTGGCTGATGCGCATCGGCAAGCCGCTGGTGCTCACCCGTGAACGGCTGCTGGAAATCTGCGCGCAAGAACAGTTGGTGCTGGAAGGCCCGGTGCCCGAACTATGGATGGGGGTGCCGCTGACCAATGCCAGTAACGCCGTCATCGGTGCGGCGGTCATGCAGTTCTATGCCAACCAGTCGCCATGCACCTCGGCCGAGCAGACGCTGTTTCTGTTTGTTGCCCGCCATGTCGGCTATGCGCTGGACCGCATGTTGTACCGCAGCCTGCTGGAACGCCAGGTCTGGCTGCGCACCTGCGAGCTGGAGGGGATGAATGCCCGTCTGCGCTCCGAAGTGTCCGAACGCCAGCGCGCCGAGCGCTTTCAGGATGTGCTGTTCCGCATTGCCGACCTGTCCAATACCTGCCTGTCGCTGGAAGCCTTTCTGGCCGGCGTGCACCGGCTGCTGATGGAGTTGGTGGCCGCCCGCAACTGCCAGGTGGCGCTCTACAGCATGGACAATGATCTGCTTAGCTTTCCTTATTGCTCCGACGAGCAGCAACCGGCAGCCAAGACGCGGCGGCCAGGCAAGGGCCATGTCGAGCAGGTGCTGCACAGTGGCCGTGCGCTATTGCTGGATCGCCTCAATCCGCAGCTGCCGTCTGCTGATGGTGCCGGGCCACTGCTGCATAGCTGGCTGGGCGTGCCGTTGTACTGCGGGCACGAGCTGCTGGGTGTGCTGTCGGTGCACAGCTATCAGGAAGAAGTGATCTACAGCTATCGCGATCAGGAAGTGCTGGAGTTTGTCGCCAACAATATCGGCACGGCACTGGCGCGGGTGCGTGCCATGCAGGAACTGCAAAACGCCTATGCCGAGCTGGAAGAGCGGGTACGCGAACGCACCAGTGAGCTGGATGCGGTCAATGCCCAGCTGGAGTTCGACAGCCTGCACGACCCGCTCACCAAGCTGCCCAACCGCAATTACTTTGCCAAAACCTTGCGCCGCGCCTGGGAAGGCTATGTGGCGGGCAACGGCGCCCGCTTCAGCGTGATCTTTATCGATCTGGACCGCTTCAAGCTGGTGAATGACACGCTGGGCCATCTGGCTGGCGATCATCTGTTGTTCGAGGCGGGTGCGCGCATTCGCTCCTGCCTGCGCCATTACGATTTCCTGGCCCGGCTGGGGGGCGACGAGTTTGCGGTACTGCTGTTTGGGACCGAAACGCTGGAAGGCTGCGAGATGATCGCCCGGCGCATTGTCAGCGAATTCGAACGGCCGGTGATTCTGGCCGGGCGCGAAGTCTTCTCCACCGCCAGTGTCGGGGTGGTGCTGGCCGACCGCGAGCATTATCACAAGGCAGAAGAGCTGTTGCGGGATGCCGACCATGCCATGTACTGCACCAAGCAGCAGGGCCGGCAGGGTTATACCGTGTTCAATCACCAGTTGCGCATCAATCAGGCCGACCAGTTGGCACTGGAAAGCGAATTGCGCCGGGCGCTGGAGGTAGAGGATCAGCTCTTGCCCTATTTCCAGCCTTTCATCGATGCCCGCAGCGGTGAGCTGGTGGGTTTCGAATCGCTGGTGCGCTGGCAGCATCCGGTGCGCGGCCTGATTTCGCCGGCGCTGTTCCTGCCCATGGCCGAAGAGAGCGGGCTGATCACCCGGGTCGACCGCTACATGATCAATGCCGCCTGCCGCCAGCTGCGGCTGTGGCTGGACGAGGCGCGGGTGTCGCGTGACATTGCCCTGCATATCAATCTGTCCTCGGCCAATTTCCACGATCCGGAACTGGTGGCGTGGATGCGCGACATCATCGACAGCTACCAGCTGCCGGCCTCCATCCTGCATCTGGAAATCACCGAAAGCGCGCTGATCGACGTGCCGGATATCGCCGCCACGGTCATGCACGCCTTGCATGATCTGGGCGTCAAGCTGGCGCTGGACGACTTCGGCACCGGTTATTCCGCACTGTCCTATCTGCATCGCTATCGTTTCGATGTGCTGAAGATAGACCAGAGCTTCGTGTTTGATGTGGACCGCAAGGAAGAGTCGTTTGCCATCGTGCGTGCCATTCTGGCGCTGGCCCAGGCTTTGGGGCTGGATGTGGTGGCCGAAGGCGTGGAAACCGCCGCCCAGCTGGCGCGCTTGCAAGAGATGGGTTGTGGCAAACTGCAGGGTTATTACTTTGCCGCCCCGACCCCGGCGGCAGCTATCGACTGGGAGCGGCTGGCGCGCTTTGTGCAGGAGTTTCGCCGTGCGGCCTGA